Proteins encoded in a region of the Raphanus sativus cultivar WK10039 chromosome 8, ASM80110v3, whole genome shotgun sequence genome:
- the LOC130498903 gene encoding uncharacterized protein LOC130498903, producing MDFELRSAREKLEREQRERKQRAKLKLEREKKAKDAAIKQREAIEASHRAKRVDAIEAQIKADQHMQESLIAGGGIVFERVFQAVPFQGIGDKIKLPPSCFTELSDQGAFDKGPLYFELSVDYRDNKKTTHSGVLEFTAEDGTVCLPPHVWSNLFSAQDHPMDVLLVQIRYIRLPKGSYAKLQPDNLGFSDLPNHKAILETILRQHATLSMDDVLSVSYGQVSYKLQVLELKPASSISVLETDIEVDIVSPEIVSDQPSQHVLRPLQFGKPESGTVEEGRYDYYKFSIDESTAEKVMAGSVKVIVKIDVEKDGADTDLYVSKHPILFPSLNQHEWSSHDVGSKTLILESKERALSSGTYSIGVYGFKGTVKYQVSVLVQESSSGAKVGERAVSSSSDVDTVECRNCKHSIPSRSIALHEVYCSRHNVVCDHPGCGIVLRVEEAKNHLHCEKCGQALQPVEMEKHLKVFHEPLSCGCGVVLEKVQMVQHQARDCPLRLIACRFCGDMVEAGNAAADVRDRMRGMSEHESTCGSRTAPCDSCGRSVMLKDMDIHQIAVHGKSS from the exons ATGGACTTCGAGCTTAGATCTGCGAGGGAGAAGCTCGAAAGAGAGCAAAGAGAGAGGAAACAAAGAGCGAAACTGAAGCTCGAGCGAGAGAAGAAAGCCAAGGATGCTGCGATTAAGCAACGCGAAGCCATCGAAGCTTCTCACAGAGCCAAAAGGGTTGACGCCATCGAAGCCCAGATTAAG GCTGATCAACATATGCAAGAGAGTTTAATCGCTGGAGGAGGTATAGTGTTCGAAAGAGTCTTCCAAGCTGTTCCTTTCCAAGGCATTGGTGACAAGATCAAACTACCACCCTCCTGTTTCACCGAGTTGTCTGATCAAGGAGCTTTCGACAAAGGTCCTTTGTACTTTGAGCTCTCTGTAGACTACAGAGACAACAAAAAGACAACACACTCTGGTGTTCTCGAGTTCACCGCCGAAGATGGCACCGTTTGTCTTCCTCCACACGTTTGGAGCAACTTGTTCTCAGCACAGGATCATCCGATGGATGTTCTTCTGGTTCAGATCCGTTACATTCGGCTACCTAAAGGGAGTTACGCCAAGCTTCAACCTGACAACCTCGGCTTCTCGGATTTGCCTAACCACAAAGCCATCCTCGAGACTATTCTCCGGCAACACGCTACGCTTTCCATGGACGATGTTCTCTCGGTGAGTTACGGGCAGGTCTCTTACAAGCTTCAGGTTCTGGAGCTAAAACCCGCCTCTAGCATTTCGGTTCTGGAGACTGATATTGAGGTTGATATAGTTAGTCCAGAGATAGTCTCGGACCAACCGAGTCAGCATGTGTTAAGGCCGCTTCAGTTTGGTAAACCTGAGTCTGGAACAGTTGAGGAAGGACGGTATGATTACTATAAGTTTAGTATCGATGAGTCTACTGCAGAGAAAGTAATGGCAGGAAGCGTCAAAGTTATTGTAAAGATAGATGTGGAGAAGGATGGAGCGGATACTGATCTCTATGTATCAAAGCACCCGATTCTATTCCCTTCTCTTAACCAGCACGAGTGGTCTTCACACGACGTGGGTTCAAAGACCTTGATATTGGAATCGAAGGAGAGGGCTTTGAGCTCAGGGACTTACAGTATAGGTGTGTATGGTTTCAAGGGGACGGTCAAGTACCAGGTTTCAGTTCTAGTCCAAGAAAGCAGCAGTGGAGCTAAGGTTGGGGAACGGGCTGTATCATCTTCATCAGATGTTGATACGGTAGAGTGTAGGAACTGTAAGCATTCGATTCCAAGCAGGAGTATAGCGTTGCACGAGGTGTACTGTAGCAGGCACAACGTTGTTTGTGATCATCCTGGATGCGGAATCGTTCTCAGAGTTGAGGAGGCGAAAAACCATTTGCACTGTGAAAAATGTGGGCAAGCTTTGCAGCCAGTAGAGATGGAGAAACATTTGAAAGTCTTCCATGAACCACTCAGTTGTGGCTGTGGGGTAGTGCTTGAGAAAGTACAGATG GTTCAACATCAAGCAAGAGATTGTCCTCTTCGTTTAATCGCTTGCAGGTTCTGTGGTGATATGGTGGAGGCGGGTAACGCTGCAGCTGATGTTAGAGACAGGATGAGAGGGATGTCCGAACATGAGAGTACTTGTGGTTCAAGAACTGCACCTTGTGACTCTTGTGGTCGATCTGTGATGCTCAAGGATATGGACATTCACCAAATCGCTGTTCATGGCAAGAGTAGCTAA